A stretch of Rhododendron vialii isolate Sample 1 chromosome 4a, ASM3025357v1 DNA encodes these proteins:
- the LOC131324558 gene encoding CST complex subunit TEN1, protein MASSAINSGALVALQELNSASPHFKQGASLRVTGRLQEYSVENAAALIIDGSGTLKIDTQHLNLNLRLGSIYQFIGELLIQPNNEAILKARVGRNVDGIDLNLYYQSLKLLREFMSEQMSSRTS, encoded by the exons ATGGCATCTTCTGCAATAAACTCCGGTGCCTTGGTTGCTTTACAAGAATTAAATTCTGCTTCTCCACACTTTAAGCAAGGGGCTTCTCTTCGAGTTACTGGGAG GCTGCAAGAGTATTCAGTTGAGAATGCAGCTGCGCTAATTATTGATGGCAGTGGTACCCTCAAAATTGACACCCAGCACCTAAATCTCAATCTTCGGCTCGGATCAATCTACCAGTTCATTGGAGAGCTACTTATTCAACCCAACAATGAG GCAATCTTGAAGGCACGAGTGGGTAGAAATGTAGATGGTATCGACCTCAACCTCTACTACCAGTCACTGAAGCTTTTGAGAGAGTTCATGTCTGAACAAATGAGTAGTCGTACATCCTAG
- the LOC131324559 gene encoding probable protein phosphatase 2C 34, whose protein sequence is MVQFSSLFNGLAKSISIKNGKKDRIDVGREAADVLAKEARKNELMLSSPGIVNGEGSNNFASVFSKRGQKGMNQDCFVVWEEFGCQEDMTFCGIFDGHGPWGHVVAKRVRKLMPSSLLCNWQETLALNPLELYSEKDLDRRSLHQFAIWKQSYLRTFSAIDQDLEQHPSIDSFHSGTTALTIVRQGDLIVLANIGDSRAVLATISDDGILVPVQLTVDLKPNLPQEIERIKQRKGRILSSEDEPGVYRVWLPSGETPSGPGLAISRAFGDYYIKGFGLISEPEVTQRQITCRDQFAILATDGVWDVISNQQAVEIVSSSPRREESAERLVAHAVRAWKRKRPGLAMDDISAICLFFHSSSPSPSPNPIKVP, encoded by the exons ATGGTGCAATTCTCGTCTCTCTTCAATGGTTTGGCAAAAAGTATATCGATTAAGAACGGGAAGAAGGATAGGATTGATGTTGGAAGAGAAGCTGCAGATGTGTTGGCTAAGGAAGCGAGAAAGAATGAATTGATGTTGAGTTCTCCAGGCATTGTGAATGGCGAAGGGTCCAATAATTTTGCCTCAGTTTTCTCTAAAAGGGGGCAGAAAGGAATGAATCAAGATTGCTTTGTTGTTTGGGAG GAGTTTGGATGCCAAGAAGACATGACCTTTTGTGGGATTTTTGATGGGCATGGACCATGGGGTCATGTGGTTGCCAAACGGGTTAGGAAATTGATGCCATCTTCTTTGCTGTGCAATTGGCAAGAAACTCTTGCGCTAAATCCTCTTGAGCTTTACTCTGAAAAGGACCTGGACAGAAGAAGCCTTCATCAATTTGCCATATGGAAGCAATCTTACTTGAGGACTTTTTCTGCCATCGATCAAGATCTAGAGCAGCATCCAAGTATTGATTCATTTCACAGTGGTACAACAGCTTTGACAATTGTTAGACAG GGTGACCTCATTGTTTTAGCTAATATTGGCGATTCTCGGGCTGTTTTGGCAACCATTTCTGATGATGGCATCTTGGTACCAGTTCAGCTTACAGTAGACCTCAAACCCAATTTGCCTC AGGAGATTGAAAGGATAAAACAACGCAAAGGAAGGATATTATCTTCGGAGGATGAACCGGGTGTATACAGAGTCTGGTTACCAAGTGGGGAAACACCGAGTGGTCCAGGACTAGCAATATCAAGAGCCTTTGGCGACTATTACATCAAGGGCTTTGGCCTTATTTCTGAGCCCGAAGTTACACAAAGACAAATAACATGCAGAGACCAATTCGCTATATTGGCAACTGATGGG GTATGGGATGTCATATCCAATCAACAAGCCGTGGAGATAGTCTCCTCGTCGCCCAGAAGGGAAGAATCGGCCGAAAGATTAGTTGCCCATGCAGTTCGTGCGTGGAAACGGAAGAGACCAGGTCTTGCGATGGACGATATATCTGCTATCTGCCTTTTCTTTCACTCTTCTTCACCCTCTCCATCACCCAACCCTATCAAGGTCCCGTAG